GGGGGTGAGGGCCCAGGGCTGAGGAGCTACTGCTCGGCCTGGTAGATCCGCATCGTCAGCGGGGCGAAGATCAGCACCAGCGCGGCGCTCCAGGCGAGCACCCACACGATCTCCATGCCGTCGACGTTCGCGTGCATCAGGTCGCGGGAGGCGCTGGTGAGGTGGGTGATCGGGTTGGCCTTCACGAACGCCTGCAGCCAGCCCGGCATGGTGGCGGGGTCGACGAAGACGTTGCTCGCGAAGGTCAGCGGGAACAGCACCATCATGCTGGTCTGCATCACGTTCTCCGGGGTCTGCAGCTTCATCCCCATCGACGTCCAGACCCACGACAGGCTGAACGAGAACACCAGGATCAGCCCCACCGCAAGCAGCACGCCCAGCGGCCCGCCGTCGGGGCGGAAGCCCAACGCCACGCCGAGCACGATCACCACCAGCGACGCCATCGCGTAGCGGGCCGCGTCGGCCAGCAGCATCCCCACCAGCACCGCGGGCCGCCAGATCGGCAGCGAGCGGAACCGGTCGAACACGCCCTTCGTGATGTCGGTGTTGATCGCCATGCCGGTGTACACGGTGATCATCGTGACGGTCATCACGAGGATGCCGGGCAGCAGGTCCTGCAGGTACTCCCGCGGCGACCCGGCCAGCGCGCCGCCGAAGAGGTACGTGAACATCAGCGTGAACATGATCGGGAACATCGTCACGTCGAACAGCTGCATGGGGACGTGCTTGATCTTGAGCAGCGCCCGCCAGCCGAAGGTGACGGACGCGGAGAGGGCCGAGGGGCGGGGCGGCCGGGCGCGGGTCGACAGGGCCGCCCGTAGCGTCGTCTCGCTGATCGCCGGCTCGGCGCCGTTGGTCGTGGTGGTGGGGACGGACGTGGTGCTCACGCCACCTTCTCCTCTTCGTTCTTCGTGTCGGCCTCGGACTCGGACTCGGCCTCGGCGGGATGGCCGGTGAGGGCCAGGAACACCTCGTCCAGGCTGGGCTGGCCGAGGGAGAACTCGTTGACGGTGATGCCTGCCCTGGTCAGCTCGGCCAGGCCGGCGGCGATCCGCTCGGTCTCGGCGCCGCGGGCCAGCAGCGCCACCGGGTCGGACGCCAGCTCGATCGGCACGGCCAGCACGCCGGCCAGGAGGCGCTCGGCGGCGGGCCGCTGCTCGGCGTCGTGCAGGCGCACGTGCAGCGCCCCGGCACCCAGCGACGCCTTCAGCTCGCCGCTGGTGCCCTCGGCGATGAGCTTGCCGTGGTCGACGATGGCGATGCGGTCGGCGAGCTGGTCGGCCTCGTCGAGGTACTGGGTGGTCAGCAGCACGGTCGTGCCGGCGGCCACCAGGACCCGGATGATCTCCCACACCTGGTTGCGGCTGCGGGGGTCGAGGCCGGTGGTCGGCTCGTCGAGGAACAGCAGGTCGGGCGTGACGACGATGCTGGCCGCGATGTCGAGTCGCCGGCGCATGCCGCCGGAGTAGTTCTTCACGTCGCGGTCGGCGGCGTCGGTGAGCCCGAAGGCGTCGAGCAGCTCGTCGGCCCGCTCGGCGGCGTGCGCCTTGGTGAAGCCGAGCAGCCGGGCGAGCAGCACCAGGTTCTCGCGGCCGGTCAGCTCGTCGTCGACCGAGGCGAACTGGCCGGTGAGGCTGACGCGGCCGCGCACCGCGTCGGCCTCGGTGACCACGTCGTGGCCCAGCACCCGGGCCCGGCCGGCGGTGGGCCGGAGCAGGGTGGCGAGCATGCGGATGATGGTGGTCTTGCCGGCGCCGTTGGGGCCGAGCACGCCGTAGACGGTGCCGGCGGCGACCTGGAGGTCGATCCCGTCGACCGCCCGGGTGTCGCCGAACGTCTTGACGAGCCCCTCGGTCTCGATGGCGGCGGTCGAAGTGGATGTCGTGGAGCTCATGTCGGGGCCACCTCCAGGCCCTGCAGCCAGGTGACCCAGGCGTCTTGCTCGCGGGCGACGTAGGCGGGCGCCTCGTCGGAGAACAGGTAGCCCGACACCAAGGCGATGGACACGCCGTCGCCCTTGTCGTAGGCACCGAGGGTCAGGTAGCCGGGCACACGGTCGTCGAGGCGCAGCAGCACCTGGCGCTCGCCCAGCGTCTCGACCCGCCCGGCGAGCCCACGGACCTCGACCTCCTGGGCCGGGCGCTCGACGCCGAGCGCGTCGCGGATGGCGGCGGTGACGGCCAGGGCGTCGCCCTTGACGTCGATCTCGGCCCTGAGGGTGGTGGCCGTCTGGCCGGGGAAGAGGGTGAGGTAGAGGCGCAGGTGGTCGAGGAACGGCGTCCAGCCCTCCTCCATCTGGTCGAAGAACTCCTGCTCCCAGTCGGCCCCCGAGCCGAAGGCGCTGCTCACCATCCGCACGACGCAGGTGCCACCGGAGCGGGCTTCCACCAGGAACTCCGTGGCGAGCGGCGTGACCGTCGACGGGTCGTGGCTGGCGAGCAGGGCCCAGTCGGGCTCCTCGTAGGCGAGGCGGGCCGGCGGCTCCCAGCCGGTGATGGTCCCGGGCGAGTCGTCCTCGCCCATGTGGAAGAGGATCGACCCGCCGTCGTGCTCCTCCACGTCGGTGGGGATGAACCACGAGCTGATGCCCGTGGCCGTGGCGATGGCGTCCCACACCTGTTCAGCGGTGCCGGGCAGCTCGAAGGTGAGCTCGAGCCGGAGGGGGACGGCGGGGGTGGTCATGACGGAGGGGACTCCTCGGATCGGGGTTGGGCGGCGATGGCTCGGGGAGGGGTCGCCTCGGGCCGGGGATGAGAGGCGACGACCAGGCGGTGCGGCCGCCCGTCGTCGTGGTGGTAGCGGGCGACGAGGTCGACCACCGAGGCGGTCAGCTCGTCGGCGAAGGCGGCCCGGTCGGCAGCGTTGCGGAAGCGGATCTCGGTGTCGATGGCCAGGGTTGGCAGGCGCTTGCCGGCGGCAGTGGCCCGGCGGGCGAGGCTGCCGACCTCGCGCACGATGCGACCGGCGACGGCCACGAGGTAGCCGGCGGAGAGGTGGTCGGCGTTGCGGGCGGGGTCGGCGCCGGTGTCGCCGAGGGCGGCGGGGGAGACGATGTAGCCGGCGGCGGTGGCTTGCAGCAGGCGTTCGGTGATGCCGCCACGCTTGCGCTCCTCGGTGAGGCGGACCAGGCCGTGGGCCTCGAGCGAGCGGAGGTGGTAGTTGACCTTCTGGCGGGCGATGCCGACGCGGCTGGCGAGCGACGCGGCGGAGCTCGGCTCGGTCAGCTCGGCGAGCAGCCGGGCGCGGACGGGGTCGAGCGCGACGGCCGCAGCCGCTGGGTCTTCGATCACCTCGACGTCGAGCACGGCTACACCATGCCTGCTGACAACATTTGTTGTCAAGGCTTGCACGGTGTGGGAGGCTGTTCGCCTATGGCAGCTACCAAGGACTTCACGGACCTGGAGCCCCGGCTGGCCGAGCACCGCTCCGAGATCCGGGGCTACTGCTACCGGATGCTCGGCTCGTCGTTCGAGGCCGAGGACGCCGTGCAGGAGACGTTCGTGCGGGCGTGGAAGGGCTACGACCGCTTCGAGGGCCGCTCGGCGCTGCGGTCCTGGCTCTACCGGATCGCCACCAACGTGTGCCTCGACATGCTCAACGGCCGCAACCGGCGGGCCCGTCCCGTCGACATGGGGCCGAGGTCGACGGTCGACGACCACGACCTGCGGACGCTGCCCGAGGAGTCGTGGGTCGAGCCGATCCCCGACGGCGCCGTCACCCCCGTGGGCGCCGACCCGGCCGACCTGGCCCTGTCGCGGGAGAGCATCCGGCTGGCGTTCGTCGCCGCCCTGCAGCACCTGCCACCCCGGCAGCGGGCGGTGCTGATCCTGCGCGAGGTCCTGCGCTGGAAGGCCGACGAGGTGGCCGACCTGCTGGGCACGTCGGTGCCCTCGGTCAACAGCGCCCTGCAGCGGGCCCGGGCGACGCTGGCGTCCCGCGACCTGGGGTCGGCGTCGGAGCCGGAGCTGGCGTCGGAGGCGATGGACGACGCCCACGAGGAGCTGCTGGCCCGCTACGTCGAGGCCTTCGAGCGCTACGACATCGAGTCGCTGGTGACGCTGCTCCACGACGACGCGGTGCAGTCGATGCCGCCCTTCGCCCTGTGGCTGCAGGGGTCCGACGAGATCGCCGGGTGGATGCTGGGCCCGGGCAGCGAGTGCCGGGGTTCCCGGCTGGTGTCGACGGCGGCCAACGGCTGCCCGGCGTTCGGCCAGTACCGGCCGGCCGAGTCGGGATCGGGCCACGACGCCTGGGCGCTGCAGGTGCTCGACGTGGTCGACGGGCGCATCGCCGCCATCAACTCCTTCCTCGACACCGCCCGCATGTTCCCGCTCTTCGATCTGCCGTTGCATCTCGACTGATCACTCCTCCGGGTCGCGGCCGTGGCCGTCTTGGTCGCGGCCGTGGCCGTCCAGGCCGACGACGTGGGCCAGGCCCATGAAGGTGAGCAGGCGGCGCAGGTCGTGGGAGGCGTGGCGCAGCTGCACGGGCCGACCGAGGCGGCGGGCGGTGAGTGCGACGCGGGCGATCACGTCGACGGTCATGGCGTCGGCGGCGGCGAGGGCGCTGACGTCGCACACGACCAGGCAGGAGTCGCCGCCTTCCAGCAGGAGGCGCAGCTCGGAGCAGCAGCCGCTGACGTCGTCCGCCGTGGCCCGCCCGATGACGGCGACCACCACCGTCCCGGGCGCGTCGTGAGGCCGGTGCACACGGATCGCTGCCATTGCCGAGGAAGACCGGCCCGAGCCCCGAAACTCATCGTTCTGCGGGGATCACGGCAACGCCGCGACGGCGTCGACCTCCACGAGCTGGTCCGGATACCCGAGGACGCTCACGCCCAGCAGCGTCGACGGCGGCCGCGCCGGTGCGAGCCCCGCCGCCACGACGTCCCACACGGCGACGAGGTCGTCCCGTCCCCCGACCACGTACACGGTCGTCCGCACGATGTCCCCGACGCCGGCCCCGTGCTCCTCCAGCACCGCCAGCAGGTTCTCCACCACCCGCCTCGCCTGCCCGGTGTGATCTCCAGGCGAGACGACCACGCCTTCCTCGTCCAACGGACTGGCCCCCGCCGTGAACACCAGGGCCCCCTCCCGCACAACCCGCGCGTACTCGTACGCCACCCCGGGATACAGCCCCATCCACTCGCTCCTGTTCGTCGCCGTCAGATCGGCAGCCGGCGCACCCGCGCCCGCTCCTGGGTGAGGACGACGATGGCACCGGCGGCGATGTCGGCCTCGAGCTGGTCGAGCGCCGCGACGAGCAGGGCCGCCTGCTCGTCGGGTCGATGAGGCGCCCGCCGGAGCAGGATGACGCTCGGTGCCGGAAGTCGCCCTATTGCGAGGAGCTCGCCGAAGTCGGTGTCGACCGACACGACGCACCGGTCCGCCTCCCGTGCCACCGCCATGATGTCGCTGTCGGCAGCGCCCAGGAGCTTGAGGTCGCCGACGTGGATCGCGTCGTGACCTGCGTCTTCGAGCAGGCGAGCGACCCTCGCCGACAGGGACTCGTCGATGAGGAGCTTCAACCGGCGGGACGCAGGGGGATCTCGCGCTCGTCGACCACGGCGGCGGCGTAGCGGAGCGC
This window of the Acidimicrobiales bacterium genome carries:
- a CDS encoding ATP-binding cassette domain-containing protein; translation: MSSTTSTSTAAIETEGLVKTFGDTRAVDGIDLQVAAGTVYGVLGPNGAGKTTIIRMLATLLRPTAGRARVLGHDVVTEADAVRGRVSLTGQFASVDDELTGRENLVLLARLLGFTKAHAAERADELLDAFGLTDAADRDVKNYSGGMRRRLDIAASIVVTPDLLFLDEPTTGLDPRSRNQVWEIIRVLVAAGTTVLLTTQYLDEADQLADRIAIVDHGKLIAEGTSGELKASLGAGALHVRLHDAEQRPAAERLLAGVLAVPIELASDPVALLARGAETERIAAGLAELTRAGITVNEFSLGQPSLDEVFLALTGHPAEAESESEADTKNEEEKVA
- a CDS encoding ABC transporter permease, yielding MSTTSVPTTTTNGAEPAISETTLRAALSTRARPPRPSALSASVTFGWRALLKIKHVPMQLFDVTMFPIMFTLMFTYLFGGALAGSPREYLQDLLPGILVMTVTMITVYTGMAINTDITKGVFDRFRSLPIWRPAVLVGMLLADAARYAMASLVVIVLGVALGFRPDGGPLGVLLAVGLILVFSFSLSWVWTSMGMKLQTPENVMQTSMMVLFPLTFASNVFVDPATMPGWLQAFVKANPITHLTSASRDLMHANVDGMEIVWVLAWSAALVLIFAPLTMRIYQAEQ
- a CDS encoding STAS domain-containing protein; protein product: MAAIRVHRPHDAPGTVVVAVIGRATADDVSGCCSELRLLLEGGDSCLVVCDVSALAAADAMTVDVIARVALTARRLGRPVQLRHASHDLRRLLTFMGLAHVVGLDGHGRDQDGHGRDPEE
- a CDS encoding helix-turn-helix domain-containing protein translates to MLDVEVIEDPAAAAVALDPVRARLLAELTEPSSAASLASRVGIARQKVNYHLRSLEAHGLVRLTEERKRGGITERLLQATAAGYIVSPAALGDTGADPARNADHLSAGYLVAVAGRIVREVGSLARRATAAGKRLPTLAIDTEIRFRNAADRAAFADELTASVVDLVARYHHDDGRPHRLVVASHPRPEATPPRAIAAQPRSEESPPS
- a CDS encoding sigma-70 family RNA polymerase sigma factor; translated protein: MAATKDFTDLEPRLAEHRSEIRGYCYRMLGSSFEAEDAVQETFVRAWKGYDRFEGRSALRSWLYRIATNVCLDMLNGRNRRARPVDMGPRSTVDDHDLRTLPEESWVEPIPDGAVTPVGADPADLALSRESIRLAFVAALQHLPPRQRAVLILREVLRWKADEVADLLGTSVPSVNSALQRARATLASRDLGSASEPELASEAMDDAHEELLARYVEAFERYDIESLVTLLHDDAVQSMPPFALWLQGSDEIAGWMLGPGSECRGSRLVSTAANGCPAFGQYRPAESGSGHDAWALQVLDVVDGRIAAINSFLDTARMFPLFDLPLHLD
- a CDS encoding SRPBCC domain-containing protein; the encoded protein is MTTPAVPLRLELTFELPGTAEQVWDAIATATGISSWFIPTDVEEHDGGSILFHMGEDDSPGTITGWEPPARLAYEEPDWALLASHDPSTVTPLATEFLVEARSGGTCVVRMVSSAFGSGADWEQEFFDQMEEGWTPFLDHLRLYLTLFPGQTATTLRAEIDVKGDALAVTAAIRDALGVERPAQEVEVRGLAGRVETLGERQVLLRLDDRVPGYLTLGAYDKGDGVSIALVSGYLFSDEAPAYVAREQDAWVTWLQGLEVAPT
- a CDS encoding DUF5615 family PIN-like protein, which translates into the protein MKLLIDESLSARVARLLEDAGHDAIHVGDLKLLGAADSDIMAVAREADRCVVSVDTDFGELLAIGRLPAPSVILLRRAPHRPDEQAALLVAALDQLEADIAAGAIVVLTQERARVRRLPI
- a CDS encoding RidA family protein, with the protein product MGLYPGVAYEYARVVREGALVFTAGASPLDEEGVVVSPGDHTGQARRVVENLLAVLEEHGAGVGDIVRTTVYVVGGRDDLVAVWDVVAAGLAPARPPSTLLGVSVLGYPDQLVEVDAVAALP